Proteins encoded together in one Gadus chalcogrammus isolate NIFS_2021 chromosome 18, NIFS_Gcha_1.0, whole genome shotgun sequence window:
- the LOC130371151 gene encoding alpha-N-acetylgalactosaminide alpha-2,6-sialyltransferase 2-like, translated as MAPRLRIVFGLLAAGSLPLFYLMSVSLEVWTPWHMDLLGRAWYAASPSPPSSIPGDRLGPLRLNNSLFGQDPGASSVDPSSVAPDPSSPGPVPSTTAAAGQPPARGARVTTSRPAPIEPTPRVPARGPRVTTSRPAPIEPTPRVPARGARVTTSRPAPIEPTPRVPARGPRVTTSRPAPIEPTPRVLTFEEAYIGDTYSKEDIPPQTTCPDSIARKWSSSGFNGSFLGTVPVLQWAKDVTLHQHQRLKQFHGAYGWSSMDYDSLKATLSVLNLTANHQMFDDWERRRNGSQCIRCAVVGNGGILKDSGKGPEIDGHDYVFRTNGAILDGFQKDVGTRTTHYTFSTNTMKNSMGGYRSAGFRGPPVSKETRYVFLPDNDRDYLMVKAVATHTPVERGHDKSKTPPKYFGEDATAEKLKMYHPDFIRYLRNRFFTAQTLKKRYRGIYRPSTGSVMLLAALHTCDQVSAYGFMTPDYSKYSDHYFDKTYHKVIFYANHEFRLELALWQQLHKAGLMRLFMRPPTTRSPRPATHGPQSNGTG; from the exons ATGGCGCCCCGGCTGCGCATCGTGTTCGGCCTCCTGGCGGCCGGCAGCCTGCCCCTCTTCTACCTGATGAGTGTGAGCCTGGAGGTGTGGACCCCCTGGCACATGGACCTCCTGGGGCGGGCCTGGTACgcagccagcccctcccccccaagcaG CATTCCAGGAGATCGCCTGGGGCCCCTTCGGCTCAACAACAGTCTCTTTGGCCAGGACCCCGGGGCCTCCAGTGTTGACCCGAGCAGTGTGGCCCCAGACCCGTCCAGTCCGGGGCCAGTGCCGTCCACCACTGCTGCCGCCGGCCAGCCGCCGGCCAGGGGAGCGAGGGTAACCACGTCTAGACCAGCCCCCATTGAGCCCACTCCCAGGGTGCCGGCCAGGGGACCGAGGGTAACCACGTCTAGACCAGCCCCCATTGAGCCCACTCCCAGGGTGCCGGCCAGGGGAGCGAGGGTAACCACGTCTAGACCAGCCCCCATTGAGCCCACTCCCAGGGTGCCGGCCAGGGGACCGAGGGTAACCACGTCTAGACCAGCCCCCATTGAGCCCACTCCCAGGGTGCTGACCTTCGAGGAGGCCTACATTGGAGACACGTACAGCAAAGAAGACATCCCACCACAGAca ACCTGCCCAGATTCCATCGCCAGGAAGTGGTCGTCATCCGGCTTTAATGGAAGTTTCCTGGGGACCGTTCCGGTTCTCCAGTGGGCCAAGGACGTCACGCTGCACCAGCACCAACGCCTGAAGCAGTTTCACGGAGCCTACGGATGGTCCTCGATGGATTATGACT cgctGAAGGCCACGCTCTCCGTCCTCAACCTCACGGCCAACCACCAGATGTTTGACGACTGGGAGCGCCGACGGAACGGCTCGCAGTGCATCCGCTGCGCCGTGGTCGGCAACGGGGGCATCTTGAAGGACTCCGGCAAGGGGCCCGAGATCGACGGCCACGACTACGTGTTCAG GACGAACGGGGCTATCCTTGATGGTTTCCAGAAGGATGTGGGCACCCGCACCACCCACTACACCTTCTCCACCAACACTATGAAGAACTCCATGGGGGGTTACCGTAGCGCGGGCTTCAGGGGGCCACCGGTGTCCAAG GAAACGCGTTATGTCTTCCTTCCAGACAATGACCGGGACTATCTGATGGTGAAAGCtgtcgccacacacacaccggtggaGCGAGGCCACGATAAATCCAAAAc TCCACCAAAGTACTTCGGAGAGGACGCGACGGCGGAGAAGCTAAAGATGTATCACCCAGACTTTATCCGCTACCTCAGGAACAG GTTCTTTACAGCCCAAACACTGAAGAAGAGATACAGGGGGATCTACCGTCCGTCCACGGGATCTGTGATGCTTCTGGCTGCTCTGCACACCTGTGACCAG GTCAGCGCCTATGGCTTCATGACGCCCGACTATAGCAAGTACTCGGACCACTACTTTGACAAAACCTACCACAAGGTGATATTCTACGCCAACCACGAGTTCCGCTTGGAGCTGGCGCTGTGGCAGCAGCTGCACAAGGCTGGCCTCATGCGGCTGTTCATGAGACCGCCGACCACGAGGAGCCCCCGACCAGCTACACACGGCCCCCAGAGTAACGGGACGGGGTAA